In the genome of Desulfuromonas sp. DDH964, one region contains:
- the lipA gene encoding lipoyl synthase, producing MNKRPLRKPDWLKVRFPGGANYARIDRYHREQGLHSVCRSAACPNQGECWSQGTATFMILGERCTRDCAFCNVSAGTPLPPDPAEASKVATAVAELGLRHAVITSVTRDDLADGGAAAFAAVTTAIRAAAPGCRIELLIPDLAGDETALATLLAAAPDLLGHNLETVPRLYPAARQGADYRRSLGLLAAARRLAPEIPTKSGLMLGLGETRPELLAVARDLRSAGCAYLTLGQYLAPTRQHHPVLRYVAPEEFAELRAELLPLGFRHIEAGPLVRSSYHADRQFSEAP from the coding sequence ATGAATAAGCGACCCCTGCGCAAACCCGACTGGCTCAAGGTCCGCTTCCCCGGCGGCGCCAACTATGCACGCATCGATCGCTACCATCGCGAGCAGGGGCTGCACAGCGTCTGCCGCAGCGCCGCCTGCCCCAACCAGGGGGAGTGCTGGAGCCAGGGGACGGCAACCTTCATGATCCTCGGCGAACGCTGCACCCGCGACTGCGCCTTCTGCAACGTCAGCGCCGGCACGCCGCTCCCCCCCGACCCCGCCGAAGCGTCCAAAGTCGCCACGGCGGTGGCCGAGCTCGGCCTGCGCCACGCGGTGATCACCTCGGTGACCCGCGACGACCTCGCCGATGGTGGCGCCGCCGCTTTTGCGGCGGTGACGACGGCGATTCGCGCGGCAGCCCCAGGCTGCCGCATCGAACTGCTGATCCCCGATCTGGCCGGCGACGAGACCGCCCTGGCAACCCTTCTCGCTGCCGCACCCGACCTGCTCGGCCACAATCTCGAGACGGTCCCCCGGCTCTACCCGGCGGCGCGTCAGGGGGCCGATTACCGGCGCTCCCTGGGTCTGCTGGCCGCGGCCCGCCGGCTGGCGCCGGAAATCCCGACCAAGTCGGGACTGATGCTCGGCCTGGGGGAGACCCGCCCGGAGCTGCTGGCGGTGGCCAGGGACCTGCGTAGCGCCGGCTGCGCCTACCTCACCCTCGGCCAGTACCTGGCGCCGACCCGCCAGCATCACCCGGTGCTACGCTACGTCGCGCCGGAAGAATTCGCCGAGCTGCGCGCGGAGCTGCTCCCCCTCGGCTTCCGCCATATCGAGGCGGGCCCGCTGGTCCGCTCCTCCTATCATGCCGACCGCCAATTCAGCGAGGCTCCTTGA
- the trxB gene encoding thioredoxin-disulfide reductase — MDHLTDVHRYIILGSGPAGLTAALYAARSNCCPLLIQGAQPGGQLTTTTTVDNYPGFPEGVDGNELMQRMEQQVRRFTGNLLTATVTRVELDASPFRVWVGEDCYRGKTLIISTGASPKMLGLENEWSLMGRGVSVCATCDAFFYRDKEVVVVGGGDTALEEASFLSRFARKVTVVHRRGSLRATPLLQQRAMENDKIHWRWDTVVSGILGDQQSGVTGARLRHVGTGEEYVLPCDGIFIAIGHTPNTELFRDQLELDAQGYIITRNFTATSVPGVFAAGDVQDPHFRQAITAAGSGAMAAIQAERYLECLADQGEGKACSLEFGPRPPA, encoded by the coding sequence ATGGATCACCTGACCGATGTGCACCGCTATATCATTCTCGGTTCCGGCCCGGCGGGGCTCACCGCCGCCCTCTACGCGGCGCGCAGCAACTGCTGTCCGCTCCTCATCCAGGGCGCCCAACCGGGGGGACAGTTAACCACGACGACGACGGTCGACAACTACCCGGGATTTCCCGAGGGGGTCGACGGCAACGAGCTGATGCAGCGCATGGAGCAGCAGGTGCGCCGCTTCACCGGCAACCTGCTGACAGCGACGGTAACCCGCGTCGAACTCGATGCTTCGCCGTTCCGGGTCTGGGTGGGGGAGGACTGTTACCGCGGAAAAACGCTGATCATCTCGACCGGTGCCTCCCCCAAAATGCTCGGCCTGGAGAACGAGTGGTCGCTGATGGGGCGGGGGGTTTCGGTCTGCGCCACCTGCGATGCCTTCTTCTACCGGGACAAGGAGGTTGTGGTGGTCGGCGGCGGCGACACCGCCCTGGAAGAGGCCTCCTTTCTGAGCCGCTTTGCCCGCAAGGTAACGGTCGTTCATCGCCGCGGCAGCCTGCGCGCGACGCCGCTGCTGCAGCAGCGGGCGATGGAAAACGACAAGATTCACTGGCGCTGGGATACCGTTGTCAGCGGCATTCTCGGCGACCAGCAGAGCGGGGTTACCGGCGCCCGCTTGCGGCATGTCGGCACCGGCGAGGAGTACGTCCTCCCCTGCGACGGGATCTTCATCGCCATCGGCCACACGCCGAATACCGAGCTCTTCCGCGATCAGCTCGAACTGGATGCCCAGGGCTACATCATCACCCGCAACTTCACCGCCACCAGCGTCCCGGGGGTCTTCGCCGCCGGCGATGTCCAGGACCCCCACTTCCGCCAGGCGATCACCGCGGCCGGCAGTGGCGCCATGGCGGCAATCCAGGCCGAACGCTACCTCGAATGTCTCGCCGACCAGGGGGAAGGCAAGGCCTGCTCCCTCGAATTCGGACCGCGCCCGCCCGCCTGA
- a CDS encoding acyl-CoA thioesterase → METFALVRPEHLNHHGFLFGGALLKWVDEFAWLVASRDFPGCTFVTVAMDDIVFREPVDNGSILRFVILPCRQGRTSVNYSVEVWADAPGSSHEHRVFSTRITFVRVNAEGHKLELPPGPPRHSLLPAGATSGS, encoded by the coding sequence ATGGAGACCTTTGCCCTGGTTCGCCCCGAGCATCTCAACCACCACGGCTTCCTGTTCGGGGGGGCGCTGCTGAAGTGGGTCGATGAATTCGCCTGGCTGGTGGCCTCGCGCGACTTCCCGGGCTGCACCTTCGTCACGGTGGCGATGGACGACATCGTCTTTCGTGAACCGGTCGACAACGGTTCGATCCTGCGCTTCGTCATCCTTCCCTGCCGCCAGGGGCGAACCTCGGTCAACTACAGTGTCGAGGTCTGGGCCGACGCCCCCGGGTCCAGTCACGAGCACCGGGTTTTTTCAACCCGTATCACCTTTGTCCGGGTCAATGCCGAAGGACACAAGCTCGAGCTCCCCCCGGGGCCGCCACGCCACTCGCTCCTCCCCGCTGGCGCGACCAGCGGGTCCTGA
- a CDS encoding DUF3124 domain-containing protein has protein sequence MNLPPLRQALLTLLLLLGLGLPGGPSQAESLSQGQTLYVPVYSHVFSGDRGLPFNLAATLSLRNCDPEKPLRILAADYYDSAGKRLQQHLVKPLELAPLASHSIYIKETDTSGGFGASFIVRWQAATPVQPPVVEAVMIGARSGQGISFISPARVIAETSSK, from the coding sequence ATGAACCTTCCTCCCCTTCGCCAAGCGCTCCTGACCCTTCTGCTACTGCTCGGCCTCGGTCTGCCGGGAGGACCGAGCCAGGCCGAATCTCTCAGCCAGGGGCAGACCCTTTACGTTCCGGTCTATTCCCACGTCTTCAGTGGCGACCGCGGTCTTCCCTTCAATCTGGCCGCGACCCTCAGCCTGCGCAACTGTGACCCGGAAAAACCGCTGCGCATCCTCGCGGCCGACTACTACGACTCGGCGGGAAAGCGCCTTCAGCAGCACCTGGTCAAACCATTGGAACTCGCTCCCCTGGCCAGCCACAGCATCTATATCAAGGAGACCGATACCAGTGGTGGCTTCGGCGCCAGCTTTATCGTCCGCTGGCAGGCGGCGACACCGGTGCAGCCGCCGGTGGTCGAAGCGGTAATGATCGGCGCCCGCTCCGGCCAGGGGATCTCCTTCATCAGTCCGGCACGGGTCATCGCCGAGACCTCTTCGAAGTAG